A single region of the Prevotella sp. HUN102 genome encodes:
- a CDS encoding transglycosylase domain-containing protein has product MRKHIVHILWGILIFVVGFTSIFFISVWNGWIGYMPDMEELSNPIDKFASQVYSADGKHIGTWNQDNANRIAIDYNNLSPHLVHALVSTEDERFYEHSGIDFIALGRAVVKRGVMRQASAGGGSTITQQLAKQVYSEKAHSTLERLLQKPIEWIIAIKLERYFTKEEILAMYFNYFDFLHNAVGIKRAANIYFDKEPRELTVTEAATLVGLCKNPSMFNPLRYEDRCRNRRNVVLSQMLKCGYIAREEYNELVQRPLGIKYTKAKPVDGSGDYFQAFLRQYMMAKKPEKENYPEWRNREFVIDSVAWEQDPLYGWCNKNQKRNGENYNVNTDGLRIYTTIDTRMQQYAEQAVRKHVGGYLQGEFNKANRYKKNAPFSSNISRETIKAILNRSCKLSTRYLTLKAQGATPEEIQKSFRTPHEMTLFTYHGNVDTVMTPIDSIRYYKSFLRSGFMSMEVHTGAVKAYVGGIDYEHFKYDMVMSGRRQVGSTIKPYLYALAMQNGMTPCSTAPNVQRTYGGWTPRNGSRARYGQNVPLRWGLQQSNNWISAYLINLLGPSQFVNILHDFGFNNPDIDKNTSPVLCLGPSELSIGEMCSAYTTFGNDGVRCAPMFVTKIEDSHGNVIAKFQPLMNEVISSESSYKMLDMLQAVVDGGTGSRLRTRHGLKGQIAGKTGTTNNNSDGWFMGLTPELVNGVWIGGEDRDIHFDNNAIGQGATLALPIWGYYMNLVYDDKTLHYNPNAKFEIPKDFDSCESVDSISINGIQEIYF; this is encoded by the coding sequence ATGAGAAAACATATTGTACACATCCTTTGGGGAATACTGATTTTTGTTGTGGGTTTTACCAGTATCTTCTTTATCTCAGTATGGAACGGATGGATTGGCTATATGCCGGATATGGAGGAATTGTCGAACCCTATCGACAAATTCGCCTCACAGGTGTATTCTGCCGACGGCAAGCATATTGGCACTTGGAATCAAGACAATGCCAATCGCATTGCTATTGATTACAACAATCTTTCTCCTCACTTGGTTCACGCATTGGTGTCTACGGAAGATGAACGGTTCTATGAGCATTCAGGAATCGACTTCATTGCCTTGGGACGTGCCGTGGTAAAGCGTGGCGTGATGCGTCAGGCGAGTGCAGGTGGTGGCTCTACCATCACGCAACAGTTGGCGAAGCAGGTTTATTCCGAGAAAGCACACAGTACGCTTGAGCGTTTATTGCAGAAACCTATTGAGTGGATTATTGCCATTAAGTTGGAGCGTTACTTTACCAAGGAGGAGATTCTTGCGATGTATTTCAACTACTTCGATTTCCTTCATAATGCTGTCGGAATCAAGCGGGCAGCTAATATTTACTTCGATAAGGAACCACGGGAACTTACCGTGACGGAAGCTGCGACGCTTGTTGGGCTTTGTAAGAATCCATCTATGTTTAATCCACTTCGCTATGAAGACCGTTGCCGCAACCGTCGCAATGTGGTTCTTTCGCAGATGCTGAAATGTGGCTACATTGCTCGTGAGGAATACAATGAATTGGTTCAGCGTCCATTGGGTATCAAGTACACGAAAGCTAAGCCGGTTGATGGTTCCGGAGATTATTTTCAGGCATTTCTCCGTCAGTATATGATGGCAAAGAAGCCTGAAAAGGAAAATTATCCGGAATGGCGCAACCGTGAATTTGTAATAGATTCCGTGGCTTGGGAACAAGATCCGCTTTACGGATGGTGCAACAAGAATCAGAAGCGTAACGGCGAGAACTACAATGTGAACACGGATGGTCTGCGAATCTACACTACCATTGACACACGTATGCAGCAATATGCCGAACAGGCAGTTAGAAAGCACGTTGGTGGTTATTTGCAGGGAGAGTTCAACAAGGCCAACCGATACAAGAAGAATGCACCGTTCTCTTCAAATATCTCCAGAGAAACCATCAAGGCTATCTTGAATAGGTCGTGTAAGCTGAGTACTCGTTATCTGACGTTGAAAGCACAGGGCGCAACCCCAGAGGAAATTCAAAAGAGTTTCCGTACGCCACACGAAATGACATTGTTTACCTATCACGGAAATGTAGACACGGTAATGACACCGATTGACTCCATCAGATATTACAAGTCGTTTCTCCGTTCGGGATTTATGAGTATGGAAGTTCATACGGGTGCTGTGAAAGCCTATGTTGGCGGTATTGATTACGAGCATTTCAAATACGATATGGTAATGAGTGGTCGGCGTCAGGTCGGCTCTACCATCAAGCCATACCTTTATGCACTTGCAATGCAGAATGGTATGACACCTTGCAGTACTGCTCCTAACGTGCAGCGCACTTATGGCGGATGGACACCAAGAAACGGTTCACGCGCAAGATATGGCCAGAACGTGCCTCTGCGATGGGGATTGCAGCAGTCAAACAACTGGATTTCAGCCTACCTTATTAATTTGTTAGGTCCATCGCAGTTTGTGAATATTCTGCACGACTTCGGATTCAACAATCCTGACATCGACAAAAATACTTCACCTGTTCTCTGTCTCGGTCCATCTGAACTGTCAATCGGAGAAATGTGTAGTGCCTACACAACTTTTGGTAATGATGGTGTAAGATGTGCGCCGATGTTTGTAACGAAGATTGAAGACAGCCACGGCAATGTTATCGCAAAGTTCCAACCATTGATGAACGAAGTTATCTCTTCTGAAAGTTCGTATAAAATGCTTGATATGCTTCAGGCGGTGGTTGATGGTGGTACTGGTAGCAGGCTCCGTACACGCCACGGACTGAAGGGACAGATTGCCGGTAAGACTGGTACAACCAATAACAACTCTGACGGTTGGTTTATGGGACTAACTCCTGAACTTGTTAATGGTGTATGGATTGGAGGAGAAGACCGTGATATCCATTTTGATAACAATGCAATAGGGCAGGGAGCTACATTGGCACTCCCTATTTGGGGATATTATATGAATCTTGTCTACGATGACAAGACGCTGCATTATAATCCAAATGCGAAGTTTGAAATACCAAAGGACTTTGATTCGTGTGAATCTGTGGATTCAATATCTATCAACGGCATTCAAGAAATATACTTCTAA
- a CDS encoding transposase — MYSCRDCGKQFQGGKRIKDITLWNEYLTDKRTVSELAIIHKCSERAIRRHLGLVADSYSPVYPESAVIIIDTTYFSRSFGVMLFMDAESGKILHRKYVRNETDRDYLGGLNHIEEFGTEIKAVVCDGHTGLLQAVNSYPAQMCQFHQLQIIRRLLTKAPHLTAGIELLKLVQSMFPMKKNEFISLFNKWCEAREDFLNERTVLVSGKNTYTHRRLRTARGSIRMHLKWLFIYGEHPELNIPNTTNRLEGFNAQIKRALLNHNGLNERNKKKFIDGFLNTKK; from the coding sequence ATGTACAGTTGTCGGGACTGTGGTAAACAATTCCAAGGGGGAAAACGCATTAAAGACATAACCCTTTGGAACGAATATCTGACTGATAAACGGACCGTTTCAGAGCTGGCCATTATCCACAAATGTTCAGAGCGGGCAATACGCCGCCATCTGGGATTGGTAGCGGACAGTTACAGTCCTGTCTATCCCGAGTCAGCCGTCATCATCATTGATACGACATACTTCTCCCGCAGCTTTGGTGTTATGTTGTTTATGGATGCGGAATCCGGAAAGATACTTCATCGCAAGTATGTCAGGAACGAAACGGACAGGGATTATCTTGGCGGACTCAACCATATAGAAGAGTTTGGAACAGAAATAAAGGCAGTCGTATGTGACGGGCACACAGGACTCCTGCAAGCTGTAAACTCCTATCCTGCACAGATGTGCCAGTTCCATCAGTTGCAGATAATAAGGAGGTTACTCACGAAAGCCCCACATCTGACTGCCGGTATAGAGTTGCTGAAATTAGTACAGAGTATGTTCCCGATGAAGAAAAATGAGTTTATATCGCTGTTTAACAAATGGTGTGAGGCCAGGGAGGATTTTCTCAATGAAAGAACGGTGTTGGTATCCGGGAAAAACACCTATACGCACAGAAGGCTAAGAACGGCAAGAGGCTCTATAAGAATGCATCTCAAATGGCTTTTCATCTATGGGGAACATCCTGAATTGAACATTCCTAATACGACAAACCGCTTGGAAGGATTTAACGCACAAATCAAAAGGGCACTACTAAATCACAACGGGCTGAATGAAAGAAATAAGAAGAAATTTATTGACGGGTTTCTCAATACGAAAAAGTAG
- a CDS encoding IS4 family transposase — translation MNKPKYVFSQLVAFMDSDKFRHIVDKYGGNRYVKHFTCWNQLLTLMFGQLSNRESMRDLIVAIEAHHQKCYYLGLGKHVTRSNLAKANTNRACRIFEQYAYYLVSKARRKRAANIFKLDGNVYAFDSTTISLCLNVFWRAKFRKHKGGIKIHTLYDLETQIPAFFHITTASVHDSKAMGEIPIETGAYHIFDRGYNNFNELYRIHRAESFFVVRAKTNLQYKCIKWRRRLPGGIMTDAEIELTIYGSQKGYPEHLRLVRFFDEEQGRELMFLTNAMELTALQVSDLYKNRWQIELFFKWLKQHLKIKKFWGTTENAVRIQIYSAICAYCLVAIVQYDMRLDRSTYEVLQILSMSLTDTTNLRVLFDKTIFKNDKDRSGSGEPNLFNF, via the coding sequence ATGAACAAGCCCAAATACGTTTTCTCCCAATTGGTCGCTTTTATGGATTCAGACAAGTTCCGTCACATCGTTGATAAGTATGGCGGTAACCGCTATGTGAAGCACTTCACATGTTGGAACCAGCTCCTTACACTCATGTTTGGCCAGTTGAGCAATCGTGAGAGCATGCGAGACTTGATTGTCGCCATAGAGGCACATCACCAGAAGTGCTATTATCTCGGACTTGGCAAGCACGTGACCAGAAGTAATCTGGCTAAAGCCAATACAAATCGTGCCTGTCGCATCTTCGAGCAGTATGCCTACTACCTTGTGAGTAAGGCCAGGCGCAAACGGGCTGCGAATATCTTCAAACTTGACGGTAATGTCTATGCTTTCGATTCCACGACCATCTCGCTATGCCTGAATGTGTTTTGGCGGGCCAAGTTCCGCAAGCATAAGGGCGGTATCAAGATACATACCCTATATGACCTGGAGACTCAGATTCCCGCCTTCTTTCATATCACCACAGCATCAGTGCATGACTCCAAGGCGATGGGGGAAATCCCCATTGAGACTGGTGCTTACCACATCTTTGACCGTGGCTACAACAACTTCAATGAGCTCTATCGCATACATCGTGCAGAGTCGTTCTTCGTTGTCAGGGCCAAGACCAATTTGCAGTACAAGTGCATCAAGTGGAGACGCAGGCTGCCCGGGGGAATAATGACAGATGCTGAGATAGAGCTGACCATCTATGGCAGTCAGAAAGGCTATCCAGAACATCTTAGGCTTGTACGATTCTTCGATGAGGAGCAAGGCCGTGAGCTCATGTTCCTGACTAACGCAATGGAACTGACCGCACTGCAGGTTTCCGACCTCTACAAGAATCGTTGGCAGATAGAGCTTTTCTTCAAGTGGCTCAAGCAGCACCTCAAAATCAAGAAATTTTGGGGAACAACTGAGAATGCTGTCAGAATACAGATTTACTCCGCCATCTGTGCCTACTGCCTCGTTGCCATTGTGCAATATGATATGCGATTGGATAGAAGCACTTATGAGGTGCTGCAAATCCTCAGCATGTCACTTACAGACACAACAAATCTCAGAGTTCTCTTCGACAAAACTATATTCAAAAATGACAAAGACCGAAGTGGTTCAGGTGAACCTAATTTATTTAATTTTTAA
- a CDS encoding fimbrillin family protein, with translation MVDEASIAVATLTNANLSLTDNNLQFKNACSMLKITFKYAAGLSQENRKKITQISIASTKRENKIAGEAVIGPDGNCVIDTNGESSIIVKKEYGAPFTEGTAYYVVMPAQTINGFVVTFKTETVSDTYYEYSVTVKNPVDFKRNKIQKLNVEIKNWEPHQMEDFS, from the coding sequence ATGGTAGATGAAGCAAGCATTGCCGTTGCTACATTGACGAATGCCAACCTTTCTTTAACAGATAATAATCTGCAATTCAAAAATGCTTGCAGTATGCTGAAGATTACTTTCAAATATGCAGCAGGTTTGAGCCAGGAAAATAGAAAAAAAATAACACAAATAAGCATAGCGAGCACCAAACGTGAAAATAAAATTGCTGGTGAGGCTGTAATCGGACCAGATGGCAATTGTGTTATTGACACAAATGGCGAGAGTAGCATAATAGTAAAAAAAGAATATGGTGCTCCCTTCACGGAAGGAACTGCATACTATGTTGTGATGCCTGCTCAAACTATTAATGGATTTGTTGTTACATTCAAAACAGAAACAGTTTCAGATACTTATTATGAGTATAGTGTTACCGTAAAGAATCCTGTTGATTTCAAAAGAAATAAAATACAGAAACTAAATGTAGAAATCAAGAATTGGGAGCCTCATCAGATGGAAGATTTTTCTTAA
- a CDS encoding 16S rRNA (uracil(1498)-N(3))-methyltransferase has protein sequence MKEARYFYVPNAGSSNELPEDEARHAIKVLRLQPQDEIFLMDGVGNFFQAEVSLTSSKHCLYEIKQQLPQEPTWKGHIHLAIAPTKDMGRMEWMVEKVTEVGFNEISFLNCQFSERKVLKAERVERIVVSAMKQSRKAWKPIVNEMLSFDAFITKELKGSKYICHCYNEIERKDFFTELTKKDFQGDITVLVGPEGDFSISEVRKAIENGYESVTLGKSRLRTETAGLSAVLIANLANRI, from the coding sequence ATGAAAGAAGCCAGATATTTCTACGTTCCGAACGCAGGTTCGTCAAATGAACTTCCTGAAGACGAAGCCAGACACGCAATAAAGGTGCTGCGCCTTCAGCCACAGGATGAAATATTTCTGATGGACGGAGTGGGCAATTTCTTTCAGGCAGAAGTCAGTTTGACGTCTTCCAAGCACTGTCTTTACGAAATCAAGCAGCAGCTTCCACAAGAACCAACTTGGAAAGGACATATCCATCTTGCCATTGCCCCCACGAAAGATATGGGAAGAATGGAATGGATGGTGGAAAAGGTCACAGAAGTGGGATTCAACGAAATATCATTTCTCAACTGTCAGTTCTCAGAACGAAAGGTGCTGAAAGCTGAAAGAGTCGAGCGTATCGTGGTTTCAGCAATGAAGCAAAGCCGAAAAGCTTGGAAACCGATTGTGAATGAAATGCTCAGCTTCGATGCTTTTATAACGAAAGAGTTGAAGGGCAGCAAGTATATCTGTCATTGCTATAACGAAATTGAGCGCAAAGACTTCTTCACAGAACTGACAAAGAAAGATTTTCAAGGCGACATTACAGTCCTTGTAGGTCCGGAAGGAGATTTTTCCATCAGCGAAGTAAGGAAAGCTATCGAAAACGGATACGAAAGCGTAACGTTGGGGAAAAGCAGACTACGCACAGAAACCGCGGGATTATCTGCCGTCTTGATAGCAAATCTTGCCAATCGAATCTAA
- a CDS encoding UvrB/UvrC motif-containing protein, whose amino-acid sequence MNKIKIIFKGITEIVGGSEMGLLVLTDEAETKQIAIICDRHTEYEFSLRIGKAPITHRLLPEVLCWINPDMDAEHYEVFFTSILDGQYQAVLLNKNTLEMTKIRASDGILLASIAQLDIYMEEKLFGRQSVPYESGKTRVALPVNALSSAMLENALEKAIEDENYELASNLRDELQKRKKNDNKQD is encoded by the coding sequence ATGAACAAGATAAAAATCATATTCAAAGGCATTACAGAAATTGTAGGAGGCTCAGAGATGGGTCTCCTCGTGCTAACTGATGAAGCTGAAACAAAGCAGATTGCCATTATCTGCGACAGACATACCGAATACGAATTCAGCCTGCGCATTGGTAAAGCACCCATCACGCATCGGTTGCTCCCCGAAGTGCTCTGCTGGATAAACCCGGATATGGATGCAGAACATTACGAAGTCTTCTTCACTTCCATCCTCGACGGACAATATCAGGCTGTTCTTCTTAACAAAAACACGCTTGAAATGACCAAAATCAGAGCTTCGGACGGAATCCTTCTGGCATCTATCGCACAGTTGGACATCTATATGGAAGAGAAACTTTTCGGACGGCAGAGCGTTCCATACGAATCAGGCAAGACACGAGTGGCACTCCCGGTCAATGCCTTGAGTTCTGCAATGCTTGAGAATGCGTTGGAAAAAGCCATCGAAGACGAGAATTACGAATTGGCATCAAACCTTCGCGACGAGTTGCAAAAACGCAAGAAAAACGACAACAAACAAGATTAA
- a CDS encoding nucleoside permease produces the protein MNLKVRLALMNFLEFAVWGAYLTSMGRYLGHIGFNENIGLFYSMQGFVSIFMPALMGIVADRWIPAQQVLGICHLLAGLFMFATAWYGTSAAETGVEFSIIFTLYSLSVAFYMPTLALTNSVAYTGLTKAGMDTVKDFPPIRVFGTIGFIITMWLVDLLGFQSNQFQFVTSGIVSIILFFYSFTLPNCPISHSKEKKSLVDAFGLKAFALFKEKKMAIFFIFSMLLGVSLQITNSFANPFLFSFGSNPEYANSFAVQHANILISLSQISETCCILLIPFFMRRYGIKNVMLIAMFAWVLRFGLFGLGNPGMPGVLLFILSMLVYGVAFDFFNVSGSLFVDKSTDESIRSSAQGLFMLMTNGIGATAGTLLAQWIVNHFTQIQEVGGESISVVDWQSCWFIFASYAMVVGVSFALIFRPKKAQ, from the coding sequence ATGAATTTAAAAGTACGTTTAGCACTGATGAACTTCCTTGAGTTCGCAGTTTGGGGTGCATACCTTACGTCAATGGGACGCTATCTTGGCCACATTGGTTTCAACGAAAACATCGGTTTGTTCTATTCTATGCAAGGATTCGTTTCTATTTTTATGCCAGCCCTGATGGGTATTGTGGCAGACAGATGGATTCCTGCACAGCAAGTTTTGGGAATTTGCCATTTATTGGCAGGTCTGTTTATGTTTGCCACGGCGTGGTATGGCACAAGTGCAGCAGAAACAGGAGTTGAATTTTCCATCATCTTCACGCTTTATTCTTTATCCGTAGCTTTCTATATGCCTACATTGGCTTTGACCAACTCCGTTGCCTACACAGGACTTACTAAAGCAGGTATGGATACAGTTAAAGACTTCCCACCAATCCGCGTATTCGGTACTATCGGCTTTATTATAACAATGTGGTTGGTAGACCTTTTGGGGTTCCAGAGCAATCAGTTCCAGTTCGTAACATCTGGTATTGTAAGTATAATTCTCTTTTTCTATTCATTTACTTTGCCCAACTGCCCCATATCTCATTCCAAAGAAAAGAAGAGCCTCGTAGACGCATTTGGTTTGAAGGCATTCGCATTGTTCAAGGAAAAGAAGATGGCTATCTTCTTTATCTTCTCAATGTTGTTGGGAGTGAGCTTGCAGATTACCAATTCATTCGCCAATCCGTTCCTGTTCAGTTTCGGCTCTAATCCTGAATACGCCAACTCATTTGCCGTTCAGCACGCAAATATTCTCATCAGTCTGTCGCAAATCAGCGAAACCTGCTGCATATTGCTCATTCCATTCTTTATGCGCCGTTATGGTATCAAGAACGTAATGCTCATTGCAATGTTTGCTTGGGTGCTTCGTTTCGGACTGTTCGGCTTAGGAAATCCGGGTATGCCGGGTGTTCTTCTCTTCATCCTTTCGATGCTTGTCTACGGAGTGGCGTTCGACTTCTTTAATGTATCGGGGTCTTTGTTCGTGGATAAGAGTACAGACGAGTCCATCCGCTCGTCGGCGCAAGGCCTGTTTATGTTGATGACAAACGGTATTGGTGCAACGGCAGGTACGCTTTTGGCACAATGGATTGTCAATCACTTTACACAAATTCAAGAAGTGGGTGGAGAGAGTATCTCCGTTGTTGATTGGCAGTCCTGTTGGTTTATCTTCGCCAGCTATGCAATGGTAGTTGGAGTTAGCTTTGCACTAATCTTCCGTCCAAAGAAAGCTCAATGA
- a CDS encoding DUF3256 family protein: MKKTLLILFVSITSLAAYAQNMREVWINMPDSIVPYLNRSLRTELADYVGMNMKSEVRNLIGDTTRISLLTDNYIKAKLSNASALEIKLLDASTIAVVKTWFSPEAENELELYDKEWKKLAFEDNLKPTIEKPDTMSIEKFNELQQLGDIKLRTIQLNPTDNSVLADYSFLLLNKAEKDRLKAIIKQRKFKWDGFSFKES, from the coding sequence ATGAAGAAGACATTATTAATATTATTCGTCAGCATAACCTCATTGGCTGCATACGCACAGAATATGAGAGAAGTGTGGATCAATATGCCCGACTCCATCGTCCCTTATCTGAACAGAAGTTTGCGTACTGAACTGGCAGACTATGTTGGGATGAATATGAAATCGGAAGTAAGAAATCTTATAGGAGACACAACCCGTATCAGCTTACTGACGGATAATTACATCAAGGCGAAACTCAGCAATGCTTCAGCACTTGAGATAAAACTCTTGGATGCTTCAACAATTGCAGTTGTCAAAACGTGGTTTAGCCCGGAGGCTGAGAACGAACTGGAATTATATGATAAGGAATGGAAGAAATTGGCTTTTGAAGATAATTTGAAGCCAACCATAGAGAAGCCGGACACGATGTCAATAGAAAAATTCAACGAACTTCAACAACTTGGAGACATAAAACTAAGAACAATACAACTAAACCCGACTGATAACAGCGTATTGGCGGATTACAGTTTTCTCTTGTTGAACAAGGCAGAAAAAGACAGGCTAAAAGCCATCATAAAACAAAGAAAGTTTAAATGGGATGGATTCTCTTTTAAAGAGAGTTAA